TGCATGTGCTTTGTGTGTgctttcgagtgtgtgtgtggggggagagatGAGGACACATAGACAGGTGTTCCGGTGAGTGTACGTGTACAAGCAcaatggtgcatgtgtggaggtcacaggaccaTGTGGGACGTGATACTGACACTTGAACAAAAAAACATTTTACCCACCAACGCTTCTCCCATGCCCTCTTTTGTTATGTTAGTGCCtaagcattttattcttttggatGCTGTTCTAAATGGATTTGCTTCCCTTTGGGTATTTATTGCAAGTATACAGAAATATAATTGATTTCTTAAATCTTTACACCCTGCAGCCATGCTGAACAGTTCTAGGTGTTTAATGTAATGAATTCCTTTGGATTTTCCAAGTGGAAGGGAGgacatttaaaaaatggattatccttaattttttttcacacaCCCTACTCCAAAATGTTGCCACTTTTTCAGGGTGctcctattttaatttttgtttgagagGCATTTGCAAAAtataggcagtttcttttttcatatgcTGCCTGAGATTCTACTTCTCACTCTTATGCATTTCCATCCTCTGCCCCAGACCCATTCTGCCCACATTTATAGCAAGTACTCACTTCTGAGACCACTCGAGTTTCATCCCTGACTGGACGGAGAAAGCCTGTGCCATTCTTTGCTGCTCTTGAGAGGGGGCGAGCTTGAAGCTGGCGCATGATGTAGGCAAGAGTATTTCAGAGGCACCCTGGGCCTCATCAGGGCTTGGATTCCTCACAAGAAGTTGGTCATTCACAATGCACAGGCTGGAGGAGAGTCAGTCCCTGAGACGCCTGGACTGGTGGACAATCTCTCCACTGCCCCAGCCAGGATTCTCTTTAACCACTGCAACTCAGCAACTGGATTCCTCACCCCCATGTGCCTGTTTGATTTGCCTAGTCACATTCTTGGCTGCTTCCCAGAGAACACTGCCACCAACCCCTGTGAAAGAATGTCTGCCAGTACCATTGGATTTGGAGAGATTTAACCACCATGCAGTTAGCCTACACAACAGGAAAAGAACCTGGTTCCCCTCATTTCTATTTTCAGAGGAAGAATCAAAGTCTCCTGGACAATTCAGTTAATGGTGTCAAGGTGACTGTTACTGACTGTTAGGATCAGAAAGAAAACTGGTATTCCAACACGGGTGCCCTAGCTCTTAATTGCTAGGCTATGCTGATCCTTTGATTGATCTACCTCATGACCTTCCAATACTGTAAGAATACCCCCAGAGAATGGTACCACTGCACTGTCTCGCTTCTGGCCCCAAGCTGGGGTGGGAGTTCCACCCACAACACTGCACTTACTTTGAATTCCTCCTGTCAAAAGTAGCAATGAAGGTACGCATGAAGGCATGAATGCATCCCTGAGAGCTCTCCTCCACTTCAAGGAcaagaaacaataaaacatcCTTTGAATTATGCATGTTTTGCACCCTCACAAGACAGTCCCCAATCAGGATCTTATGCTAAAAGGGCTCAGGACTGGTCAACTATTGGCTTGGAGTCAGGGCTCTGTGCTGagaatggggagggggcaggTAACATGGGGAAAGATCCACTCCCATTGATGGGTACCCTACCCCATGCTACCCTGTAAACATCACTTTCGGCATTCACTTGGTCTCCttacgggggtgggggggttagTTTAATAAGCAACATTTGCAAATGTAGAAACACAGAGGTTAAGCAACTGGCCCAAAGTCAAAGTAAGGATCTGGAATGAGAGCCACCAACCCCACAGCTCCCATGCCCTCCTTCACCCAGGAGCTGTGGGGTAGACAGGCACAGCCCTCGGTCAGACCAGGATGGTCTATGGGCAGGGTGCTGTGGGCAGGAGAGCACAAGGGACATCAGGAAGGAAAGGCACATAATGAGGGGACTTGGGGGAGTCAGGGATCCGTATCCAGGACAGGGAGTGGGATAGGGTCTGGAGAGGGGATTCTGCAGACACTCACCCTCCTTGAATAACCCTTTGACAGAAAAACAGAGCATCGTCTCCTGAAAGGGAAGAAGGCTTGGGCTCAGGATGTTGCTAAACTGTCTAACCACATAGGGACCTGCACCAAGGCAGAAGCTGTTGCTTACCGTCTGGAAGCACATGTCCACCTGGAATGCACTGAAGGCATGCAGGGTTTGGGGTAACGCCCCAAGAAAGTCCACGATGTCTTGTTTTCTGTACTTCAGCACCTGCCTCTGAAGGTCTATAGAGGTGTGAAGAAGCAAAGGTCAGGGATTTGCCTATCATACCCTGGTCCATGGCCTCTATGATTACCTCCTCTACACGCCCAGTTTCTCCACTCTATTGGGTCTCCTCATCACACACTTACGGAACTCCTTGGGATTCTTCAtgtccacttcattcttcaagtacTTACACATGCCACTCCTAGGAGGAAAGAGGAACAAGAGGTGGGGGTCCAGCCAGGGCAGACACTTCCTGGGGGTCAGTTGTGTCTACTTGGTGTGGGAGTGGGAGGTGGAGTCACACTGTTCCAGAACAGAGCATGCATTGTGATACTCACAGAATGGTCAGGGAGAAACAGGCCTGTTCATCGTAAACGCTGAGGAGATTCTGGCGGTTTCCATAATCATAGATCAAGTAATACCTGTGGTGTGTGGAGGTGGGTGGAACGGGCTATATCTTTGGCCAGGCCAAAGGTGACCCAAAAAGATCTCCAAGCAGCCCTGTGCTAAGGTGCCTCAGCTTAGCCaactccttcctttccatctttcAGGTTCCACCTGTACTTACTCCCGCAGGAATTGCTGTACTTGATTCTTTATGGCCTCAGAACCATTAAAGCTCTCCTAAAATACAAAGCCATTTCAGATGCAGGGTCTACTAAGAGCATTGCTGGCAACATCATAAATCTCTCTTCATCCTTCTTCCTCACCTTGCAGGGCCTTATTAATTGAGGTTCTTCAGTGTCCATTACACTTGAAAGTGGTAACTTCTTGCCATCCTGAGAAGAGAAGGAGCAGGCTGGGAGTGCATGCCAGACAGGTAGCACTGGATGTCAATGGGACGAAGAGACCCAAGGGGAACCTTGACTCAGAGACAAGGTGTAAAGTGGTCAGGAAATCCTTGGGTTGTGAGACCATAACAGGTACTGTACCATGGGGGTACTGTAAGTCCCTATCATATGTGCTTTGTAGGAGTGTTTGGTGACTGGGGAtgctttgtttgtgtgtataattaTGGGACAGAATTCAGATTATTTTTTTGGAATCCATGCCATTGAAAATGTATGACTGTCTTAGGCAAACACATTATGTAGGCAAGACGCAaaggggctgggattaaaagcagagGTCGATTacgtgaggaagaggaggcaatggtGAAGGTAGGAACATACCAGGCGAGACAACTCTGGAAAACAGTCCAGGACAGCACTGTTCAAAAAGAAAAGGCCACAGAAGTGATTGACAGTTCTGGCTTAGGCAGGatttctcccctgcccccacctcaccATCGATTCTCTGATTCTTCATCCAGTTCTCCTCTGGCCCTTTCCCTGCTGCCCAACCATTGGGTGGCTCCCACCCATATGGCACTGCCCCCTTTTCCAGGGTCACAAGGAGCCATACTGGAAGCCCAGTATTCAGGGatcctttcttctccctgctttctttccCAGTCTCAGGAAGGTCCACAGAAGGCCATTAAAGGAACAGGATCTCAGGCCCTACCACTTTGAATGGTGTCCAGCATTCTCTGGGATGTTGAGAGATGAAGGTGTGGGAGGCAGGGCTCAGAATGCACAAAGAAGACAGTGGGTAGGGGGTGGtagatagagacagaaagggaatcaGGGGAGCAAGGAAGATATGGGAGAAGAGAGGCAACGAAGCCAGAGGAAACAATGCAAAGGTGATCACAAAAGATGCCTGGTGTAGTGGGCCCACAGAACAGAGGAAAAGGGGGCTCCCCCTGTTGCTGTCATTTCTTTCCCTTGTGCTTGGCTAGCCCAGGGATCCAAAGAAAGACTGGAAACACACACTGTACTATTTCCTCAGTGAGCTGGGGACTAAAAGCCTCCTTGGAGGCAGAAACCATTTTCCAAAAGAGGAAGAAGTGATATGTGAGTCCCCACCTCAGCATGGGATGGAGGGGCTATGGTCTTATCTAAGGAATCAAATTGCTTGTCTCAGGCTACCCAAGGCTACTCTTATAGGCTAGGAAGAATGATGAGCCAGGAAGGTTGGTCCATAGGTatagacagggaaggaaggagggaggaaggcttcAAGGAGGccagtccttctgcctcctcaACCTCTGCTgcattctgccttctcttcctgacCCAGGAAGTCTTCAGCTCCCCAGTCATGGCCCACTCCTGGGTCCCTTATCCATAGAGCCAAGGTTTCCCCCAAGGAAGACAGAGATCCCAGCAGTAGTCCAGAGAAAGCAAAGACCATGTCAGCATCACCCAGGACCTCAGCCCTCAGCCTGGAACAGTACAACCTCTAGAGCAGCCTGGGACAAATGAGGGAACATTCAGGAACAAGATCCAGTGCCTCCTCTTAGGAGCAGGAAAGAGATCTGCTGTTGAGATAAGGCATGGCAGGGCCTGCTGGAAGACGCTGAAAACTCACTCAAGGGAACCACTGCCCACACTAGGTGAGGTGGGTCAGGCAGGGCAGAAGCAAAGGAGGCCCAAGtacagagaagggagaggggggcCATGATGCCTTCCCAGAGGGCCAGGCCTGCCTCCTCCCACAGAGAGTTTCTCAGGCCATCAGGAGGCAATGGTTTCCCTGAAGGGGAAGGTGTACCTAGCATGACGTACCTGACATAGGCAGAATGGTCTGGGAAGGTGCTGCACAAGGGGTTCCCTTCCAGCCACAGCTCTTCCAGCTTCAGCCCCTTCACCTTCTCCAACTCCCACACTGTCTTTAGCTGAGAAAGAATGGGAGCTGGTAAAGGTGTCCCAGGCAAAGGCAACCATCATCTACAGTTCAGGACCCATGTCTGTCTGCTTCCACTCACGGGCCACTTTGTCTGCCTCATCCTCAACCCCAGTGGCCTCTGCTCACCTTGTTTTCAGAGAGGTTCAGGGTCTTGACTTGAGGTGCCTTCTCTCCCATATCAAACAGGCTGTCTAACCGAAACAGTCTGTTGCAGCTCAAGTTCAAGGAGAGCAGCTTTGGGAAACAAGAATTACCGAGAGAGCGTTACTGTCAAGAGCCTCAGAGGCACTTCTGCCCTTCA
The sequence above is a segment of the Chionomys nivalis chromosome X, mChiNiv1.1, whole genome shotgun sequence genome. Coding sequences within it:
- the LOC130868097 gene encoding LOW QUALITY PROTEIN: nuclear RNA export factor 2-like (The sequence of the model RefSeq protein was modified relative to this genomic sequence to represent the inferred CDS: inserted 1 base in 1 codon; substituted 1 base at 1 genomic stop codon), translated to MDSIERKQRTYRYTGKDKDYVSSLGHTGKRKGHYEHMGYVLXPSKSXGDGRNVEIRDVLWDPSVRYTPYAARPKNREDQHREDQIQITVWKDGKSQKREVGQHQEDGTLGSWFKVTIPCGRKADKTQLMKSIHSLCSVHFTAVDFQCERHQIRFFVQDASTACALKDVSYKICDEDTYKIPIFVNPSEVPYSVQNRLTQVQMEQLKLTLKKRYDVSQHALDLQNLYFDPDLLGQKIDMVLSRRSCMTATLQIIQEDFPELLSLNLSCNRLFRLDSLFDMGEKAPQVKTLNLSENKLKTVWELEKVKGLKLEELWLEGNPLCSTFPDHSAYVSAVLDCFPELSRLDGKKLPLSSVMDTEEPQLIRPCKESFNGSEAIKNQVQQFLREYYLIYDYGNRQNLLSVYDEQACFSLTILSGMCKYLKNEVDMKNPKEFHLQRQVLKYRKQDIVDFLGALPQTLHAFSAFQVDMCFQTETMLCFSVKGLFKEVEESSQGCIHAFMRTFIATFDRRNSNLCIVNDQLLVRNPSPDEAQGASEILLPTSCASFKLAPSQEQQRMAQAFSVQSGMKLEWSQKCLEDNGWDYNRAAEVFTMLQAENKIPKEFFK